The proteins below come from a single Streptomyces spongiicola genomic window:
- a CDS encoding MAE_28990/MAE_18760 family HEPN-like nuclease: MDPTRFIESIDRQLARRKVELSNLSIMVSEQNPDPHRLSCIARSAVVLAYAHWEGFVKRGSGDYVKFINGAGIKVADLKFPFQAAYVLSTFKRASNSVKTRYLGELLQEIDARRAEVFSVPPDKCIDTESNLSSNVFKEIVQGVGLDILPLYETRSVFIDQRIVLARNQVAHGELVSFDAVDVKDRIDGVRLLIDTYADQLKNAASADAYLKI, encoded by the coding sequence GTGGATCCGACGCGATTCATCGAGAGCATTGACCGCCAGCTAGCACGAAGAAAGGTCGAGCTCTCAAACCTGAGCATTATGGTCTCGGAGCAGAACCCCGACCCCCACCGACTAAGCTGTATTGCGAGGTCTGCTGTAGTCCTCGCTTACGCCCACTGGGAAGGCTTCGTCAAGCGCGGAAGTGGCGACTACGTGAAATTCATTAACGGTGCAGGGATCAAAGTCGCTGACCTCAAGTTCCCTTTCCAAGCCGCATACGTACTCTCGACCTTTAAGAGAGCCTCAAACAGCGTGAAGACGAGGTACCTGGGTGAGCTTTTGCAAGAGATTGACGCTCGGCGTGCAGAAGTTTTTTCGGTCCCCCCGGACAAATGCATAGACACTGAGAGTAATCTCTCCTCCAATGTCTTTAAAGAGATCGTTCAGGGTGTCGGGTTGGACATTCTTCCACTCTATGAAACCCGTAGCGTATTCATTGACCAAAGAATTGTCTTGGCGCGGAATCAGGTTGCTCATGGGGAGCTGGTCAGCTTTGATGCGGTAGACGTCAAGGATCGCATTGATGGCGTTCGACTCCTCATCGATACTTATGCAGACCAGCTGAAAAATGCGGCTTCGGCGGATGCGTATTTGAAGATTTGA
- a CDS encoding helix-turn-helix domain-containing protein, which produces MGSERRERMRVLGARLRVLRADVGLTGAALAQQAGVGQPTVSKVENGRMVPSPDVLDRLSGALGLDESTAGEVRALLAAVEAAVETGSGSDGDVSAGLVVDEAVRGARLVRSFQCVVLPAMLQSAEYARQVFLTSPELDAEAVGRAVAARVERQGLLYEPGRESVFVLTEAVLRTWPGTPSLMLAQLDRLLAVESLDTVRLGIIPWRRPVPVLPRYGFTLCDRRSVVVEVFPGERVSTEEDDLARCEEMFSRFEGAAVFGGEVRDLLMRVMGEFRGLRDRHHSVGE; this is translated from the coding sequence ATGGGGAGTGAGCGGCGCGAGCGGATGAGGGTGCTGGGGGCACGGCTTCGGGTTCTCCGTGCGGATGTCGGCCTGACGGGTGCCGCTCTGGCGCAGCAGGCTGGTGTGGGTCAGCCGACGGTTTCCAAGGTGGAGAACGGGCGTATGGTCCCAAGCCCCGATGTGCTGGATCGGTTGTCCGGGGCGCTTGGGCTCGATGAGTCGACGGCCGGTGAGGTTCGCGCGCTGCTGGCTGCGGTTGAGGCTGCCGTGGAGACCGGTTCCGGCTCCGATGGGGACGTCTCCGCGGGGCTCGTCGTGGATGAGGCGGTCCGTGGTGCTCGGCTGGTGCGTTCCTTTCAGTGCGTGGTCCTGCCGGCCATGCTCCAGAGCGCCGAGTACGCCCGTCAGGTCTTCCTGACGTCACCGGAGTTGGACGCTGAGGCGGTAGGCCGGGCCGTCGCGGCTCGGGTGGAGCGTCAGGGTCTGCTGTACGAGCCGGGGCGCGAGTCGGTGTTCGTGCTGACGGAGGCGGTGTTGCGGACGTGGCCGGGGACGCCGTCGCTGATGCTCGCCCAGCTTGATCGACTGTTGGCCGTCGAGAGTCTGGACACGGTGCGGCTCGGGATCATCCCGTGGCGTCGACCGGTGCCGGTGCTGCCCCGGTACGGCTTCACACTCTGTGACCGGCGGTCTGTCGTGGTGGAGGTGTTCCCGGGTGAGCGGGTTTCTACCGAGGAAGATGACCTTGCTCGGTGCGAGGAGATGTTCAGCCGGTTCGAGGGCGCGGCGGTCTTCGGCGGTGAGGTGCGAGACCTGCTGATGCGGGTGATGGGTGAGTTTCGCGGGCTGAGGGACCGCCATCACTCGGTAGGGGAATAA
- a CDS encoding ATP-binding protein, whose protein sequence is MLTKWCRAFPGLPEQVAEARHFVSALLEEWECVDEGALIVGELAANAVRHSLSGKAGGWFLVVVGFGADFVRIEVIDQGGDSAPTMRDATSLEEGGRGLMLVAACAKDWGTKTLSQGFSVWADLVPEGV, encoded by the coding sequence GTGCTCACCAAGTGGTGTCGTGCCTTCCCTGGCCTGCCCGAACAAGTCGCCGAAGCCCGTCACTTCGTATCCGCGTTACTTGAGGAGTGGGAGTGCGTCGACGAGGGGGCCCTGATCGTCGGGGAGCTGGCGGCCAACGCCGTGCGCCACTCGCTGAGTGGCAAGGCCGGCGGCTGGTTCCTCGTGGTCGTCGGCTTCGGCGCGGACTTCGTGCGTATCGAGGTGATCGACCAGGGCGGCGACAGCGCTCCGACGATGCGGGACGCGACCAGCCTGGAAGAGGGAGGCCGCGGGCTGATGCTGGTGGCGGCCTGTGCGAAGGACTGGGGCACCAAGACTCTGTCGCAGGGTTTCTCGGTGTGGGCTGATCTTGTGCCGGAGGGGGTGTGA
- a CDS encoding RNA polymerase subunit sigma-24, with translation MSDELQRIMAIDDPYLLLREVTTRLADAQQEVTELARLRRRVVQDLHAQGLSYAQIAVKAGLSRGRIHQIRHTGPAPEGAFLGSGAVTVATPLRRDDERGRTVVAVDDVSSGKRLEDLARSYGLAVTSEHVPVSGEIDLNRDGLVVVCGPRMSQDMWNTYAQDPVLSWEKAEDGPWTVVDRLTGTVHRSGQDGDPARPYDIGYLGRLPRPDGNGSLLAVAGIHTQGSLGVVQLLASELNSLWGQVGDNRFSTLVGVDYDPETSEPRSVELVCPLYRHDEETAE, from the coding sequence ATGTCGGACGAGTTGCAGCGGATCATGGCGATCGATGATCCGTACCTGCTCCTGCGTGAGGTCACGACGCGGTTGGCCGACGCGCAGCAGGAGGTCACCGAACTCGCTCGGCTGCGGCGCCGCGTGGTGCAGGACCTCCATGCTCAAGGGCTGTCGTACGCGCAGATCGCGGTGAAGGCCGGCCTCAGCCGCGGGCGCATCCACCAGATCCGCCATACCGGCCCGGCGCCCGAGGGCGCGTTCCTCGGGTCGGGGGCCGTCACGGTCGCGACGCCGCTGCGGCGGGACGACGAACGCGGGCGCACGGTCGTGGCCGTGGACGACGTCAGTTCCGGCAAGCGCCTGGAGGACCTGGCGCGGTCGTACGGGCTCGCTGTCACCTCCGAGCATGTACCGGTGAGCGGGGAGATCGACCTGAACCGTGACGGCCTGGTCGTCGTCTGCGGGCCGCGCATGTCACAGGACATGTGGAACACCTATGCCCAAGACCCTGTGCTGAGCTGGGAGAAGGCGGAGGACGGCCCCTGGACGGTCGTGGACCGGCTCACCGGCACCGTGCACCGGTCGGGGCAGGACGGTGATCCGGCCCGGCCGTACGACATCGGCTATCTCGGCCGGCTGCCGCGTCCGGACGGCAACGGCTCGCTCCTGGCCGTCGCCGGTATCCACACACAAGGCTCGCTCGGCGTCGTCCAGTTGCTCGCCTCGGAACTCAACTCCCTGTGGGGTCAGGTGGGAGACAACCGGTTCTCCACGCTGGTAGGCGTCGACTACGACCCGGAGACCAGTGAGCCGCGATCCGTCGAACTGGTCTGCCCGCTCTACCGTCACGACGAGGAGACGGCGGAGTGA
- a CDS encoding integrase — MRFTLATSPSTPGGENEDFAAAAPDAAVLLDGAGVEGAKTGCVHGVAWFSGTLGALLLRTLVARPVWSLAECLADSIRITRSLHEDVCDLEYRASPTSTVVAVRACGGELEHLVLGDSSLLLAQRDGSSSVITDRRLDEVGAPLRGPVDELPTGSPEHAAALAEYRDALTSLRNRPGGFWIAGPDPLAAEHALTGTAPLDSLASVTLLSDGATRLVDRFRLASWGEVSALLDSTGPDELIRRTREAEDSDLDGRRWPRGKAHDDATALHLTLS, encoded by the coding sequence GTGAGGTTCACCCTCGCCACCTCGCCGTCCACGCCGGGCGGTGAGAACGAGGACTTCGCCGCTGCCGCCCCTGATGCCGCCGTGCTCCTCGACGGCGCCGGCGTGGAGGGTGCGAAAACCGGGTGTGTGCACGGCGTCGCCTGGTTCTCCGGGACGCTGGGGGCGCTGCTGCTGCGCACTCTCGTCGCGCGTCCAGTCTGGTCGCTCGCCGAGTGCCTGGCCGACTCCATCCGCATCACCCGCTCGCTCCACGAGGACGTCTGCGACCTGGAGTACCGGGCCAGTCCGACCAGCACGGTCGTTGCCGTCCGTGCCTGTGGGGGAGAACTCGAACACCTTGTGCTCGGTGACTCGTCACTGCTCCTCGCGCAGCGGGACGGGAGCTCTTCCGTCATCACCGACCGGCGCCTGGACGAGGTCGGCGCCCCGCTTCGTGGGCCTGTCGACGAGCTGCCCACCGGTTCGCCGGAACACGCCGCCGCACTGGCCGAGTACCGGGACGCCCTGACGTCTCTCCGGAACCGGCCGGGCGGCTTCTGGATCGCGGGTCCCGATCCGCTCGCGGCCGAGCACGCGCTGACCGGCACGGCGCCGCTGGACTCCCTGGCTTCGGTGACGCTGCTGAGCGACGGCGCGACACGGCTGGTGGACCGCTTCCGGCTTGCCTCGTGGGGCGAGGTATCGGCCCTCCTCGACTCCACCGGCCCGGACGAACTGATCCGCCGGACCCGTGAGGCAGAGGACAGCGACCTTGACGGTCGACGCTGGCCGCGGGGGAAGGCACACGATGACGCCACCGCTCTGCACTTGACGCTTTCTTAG
- a CDS encoding SCO3933 family regulatory protein has protein sequence MRVIPVDTSSATLLVTKLPEVKVRDRQTGEVAVDPVTNDRLMVLELVFIAEGGSDMIKVTVPEKGIGDGLVMGTAVFLSGLVARPWESEFGGRTRHGIAYRADAVMAGAPAAVQG, from the coding sequence ATGCGTGTCATCCCCGTGGACACCTCGTCCGCCACTCTGCTGGTCACGAAGCTGCCCGAGGTCAAGGTGAGGGACCGGCAGACCGGTGAGGTGGCCGTGGACCCGGTGACCAACGACCGGCTCATGGTCCTGGAGCTGGTGTTCATCGCCGAGGGCGGTTCGGACATGATCAAGGTCACCGTGCCCGAGAAGGGCATCGGCGACGGCCTGGTCATGGGTACGGCGGTCTTCCTGTCCGGGCTCGTGGCCCGGCCCTGGGAGAGTGAGTTCGGCGGCCGTACCCGGCACGGCATCGCCTACCGTGCGGACGCCGTCATGGCCGGCGCTCCGGCTGCGGTGCAGGGCTGA
- a CDS encoding FtsK/SpoIIIE domain-containing protein, which translates to MTDALWVLVPALLSVAALVAVRRRLPVLFWWLVGYPAVSLRVLATYRATMDACGLTVPASAMRRATARMIGRQAAPVPPRRSLPLPAGSGLVMRLRMAAGQAPEDFAASADRLRHAWSAHAVHVRPTKPGRLELRLVGWDVLSDVRPPRRWPRTDPLSLPLALREDGHWHVRDFRTVPHELILGATQSGKSVYLRNLLCGLARQPVALVGIDCKWGVELAPFAARLSALADTPDRANDLLDVLMEEMEARFRLIGMAGGNGPDTALTSDVWGLPEKDRPVPVVVVVDEVAELFLAASKDDEKRRDAMVTKLIRLAQLGRAAGIYLEVCGQRFGAELGKGATMLRAQLTGRVCHRVNDETSANMALGDIAPEAALAATSIPAERPGVAVVGDSSGGWSRVRSPHLTLDDAAAVCRDNSGLVPELPRLDAFRPAVAEPAAPSLAAPAVPTARLTE; encoded by the coding sequence ATGACCGATGCCCTGTGGGTTCTGGTGCCTGCCCTGCTGTCGGTGGCCGCGCTGGTCGCGGTGCGCCGTCGGCTGCCGGTCCTGTTCTGGTGGCTGGTCGGGTATCCGGCCGTGTCGCTGCGGGTGCTCGCCACGTACCGGGCCACCATGGACGCCTGCGGCCTGACGGTGCCCGCCTCGGCCATGCGCCGGGCCACCGCCCGGATGATCGGGCGGCAGGCTGCTCCCGTACCGCCCCGCCGGTCGCTGCCGCTGCCGGCCGGGTCCGGGCTCGTGATGCGGCTGCGCATGGCGGCCGGGCAGGCGCCCGAGGACTTCGCCGCCTCGGCCGACCGGCTGCGGCACGCCTGGAGCGCGCACGCCGTGCACGTCCGTCCCACCAAGCCGGGGCGGCTGGAACTGCGGTTGGTCGGCTGGGACGTCCTCTCCGACGTCCGGCCCCCGCGGCGTTGGCCGCGCACCGATCCGCTGTCCCTGCCGCTGGCGCTGCGCGAAGACGGGCACTGGCACGTACGGGACTTCCGCACCGTGCCGCATGAACTCATCCTCGGTGCAACACAGTCCGGGAAGTCCGTATACCTGCGCAACCTGCTGTGCGGGCTGGCCCGGCAACCTGTCGCGCTCGTCGGCATCGACTGCAAGTGGGGCGTCGAACTGGCGCCGTTCGCAGCCCGGTTGTCGGCGCTGGCCGACACGCCGGACCGTGCCAACGACCTTCTCGACGTCCTGATGGAGGAGATGGAGGCACGGTTCCGCCTGATCGGCATGGCGGGCGGGAACGGTCCGGACACCGCACTCACCTCGGACGTCTGGGGCCTGCCCGAGAAGGACCGGCCGGTGCCGGTCGTGGTCGTCGTCGACGAGGTCGCCGAACTCTTCCTCGCCGCGAGCAAGGACGACGAGAAGCGGCGGGACGCCATGGTCACCAAACTCATCCGCCTCGCCCAGCTCGGCCGCGCGGCCGGCATCTACCTGGAGGTGTGCGGGCAGCGCTTCGGCGCCGAACTCGGCAAGGGCGCCACCATGCTGCGCGCCCAGCTCACCGGACGTGTCTGCCACCGCGTCAACGACGAGACGTCCGCCAACATGGCGCTCGGCGACATCGCACCGGAAGCGGCGCTGGCGGCAACCTCCATCCCGGCCGAGCGGCCCGGCGTCGCGGTCGTCGGCGACTCCTCCGGCGGCTGGTCCCGCGTCCGCTCACCCCACCTCACCCTCGACGACGCGGCGGCCGTCTGCCGCGACAACTCGGGCCTGGTCCCGGAACTGCCCCGCCTCGACGCCTTCCGGCCCGCCGTCGCCGAACCGGCCGCGCCTTCCTTGGCCGCGCCTGCCGTACCCACGGCTCGGCTGACCGAGTAA
- a CDS encoding DUF2637 domain-containing protein, translating to MRAHLSRVDAVIVQAVIAGALSFSHLHDLAAAAGQDGWKAWAYPVSVDLLLVAAWRRMRRQQRAGRAAGGPRLWFLVALAASLGANVATAGLLDLDDVPAWLRVTVAGWPAVAFFGGTLLAHAPHIPEAPTTPASPAEDTETEPHAVRSAVARPGREALPTSSADPGPAPETAGPGPARKATADPVAAPAPESASAVALPPALVDRVRALADEHRSVTGHPADPDAVRTRLGLPPSMTASVAAHL from the coding sequence ATGCGTGCCCACCTGTCCCGCGTGGACGCCGTGATCGTTCAGGCCGTCATTGCCGGAGCCCTGTCCTTCTCCCATCTGCACGACCTCGCCGCGGCGGCCGGACAGGACGGCTGGAAGGCGTGGGCCTACCCCGTGAGCGTCGACCTTCTCCTGGTCGCCGCCTGGCGCCGGATGCGCCGGCAGCAGCGGGCTGGACGGGCGGCCGGTGGTCCGCGGCTGTGGTTCCTGGTGGCCCTGGCCGCATCCCTCGGCGCCAACGTCGCCACGGCCGGGCTCCTCGACCTGGACGACGTACCGGCCTGGCTCCGCGTAACGGTCGCGGGCTGGCCTGCCGTCGCCTTCTTCGGCGGCACGCTGCTGGCTCACGCCCCGCACATCCCGGAAGCACCGACGACCCCGGCCTCCCCAGCGGAGGACACCGAAACGGAGCCGCACGCCGTCCGGTCCGCCGTCGCCCGGCCCGGCCGTGAGGCGCTGCCGACGTCCTCCGCCGACCCCGGACCGGCTCCGGAGACTGCTGGCCCCGGTCCGGCTCGGAAGGCAACAGCCGATCCGGTTGCCGCTCCGGCCCCCGAGTCCGCTTCCGCCGTCGCCCTGCCGCCCGCCCTCGTCGACCGCGTCCGGGCTTTGGCCGACGAGCACCGCTCGGTCACCGGCCACCCCGCCGACCCGGACGCCGTACGCACCCGGCTCGGCCTGCCCCCGTCCATGACCGCATCCGTCGCCGCACACCTCTGA
- a CDS encoding mobile element transfer protein, protein MNPRFRNVRRIGPVSVASYVDRGRNRHLAACTAPRCDFSAEYDSRAAAELAARIHRCSA, encoded by the coding sequence ATGAACCCGCGTTTCCGCAACGTCCGCCGCATCGGTCCCGTCAGCGTCGCCTCATACGTCGACCGCGGCCGGAACCGCCACCTGGCCGCCTGCACCGCGCCCCGCTGCGACTTCTCCGCCGAGTACGACAGCCGCGCCGCTGCCGAACTCGCCGCCCGTATCCACCGCTGCTCGGCCTGA
- a CDS encoding SpdD-like protein, whose protein sequence is MFRPKIPTMPQPTGPAVPPAIVTPATITQSAPAPPPALVLQTPTRPAVRLTPGTALALVGGGTAVVLVVGAVLVSMLLAVALTATSVAVCAVVIRSVLTHR, encoded by the coding sequence ATGTTCCGACCGAAGATCCCGACCATGCCGCAGCCCACCGGCCCGGCCGTCCCGCCCGCCATCGTCACGCCAGCCACCATCACGCAGAGCGCCCCGGCTCCGCCGCCGGCCCTCGTCCTCCAGACCCCGACCCGCCCGGCCGTCCGGCTCACGCCCGGCACCGCGCTCGCCCTGGTCGGCGGCGGCACCGCCGTGGTCCTGGTCGTCGGCGCCGTCCTGGTCTCCATGCTCCTCGCCGTCGCTCTCACCGCCACCTCCGTGGCCGTGTGTGCCGTCGTCATCCGCTCCGTCCTCACCCACCGCTGA
- a CDS encoding replication initiator: protein MSPAAPTAAIRRLAALARHGDLSAYAHQIQRLGGCERPVRMEGHRLDVHAATGEIVREIADRDLPAGQLLIRCNNRRATRCASCAEIYRKDTFHLVTAGLSGGKGIDPSVTGHPRVFATFTAPSFGPVHNRPGGGRCRCGRLHPDDDPALGTPLDPDRYDYRAAVLWNAHAGALWGRFTTYLRQRLASRAGLSRSALRHCLTVSYAKVAEYQRRGAVHFHAVIRLDGPDGPEDAPPDWATTELLTDAIRSAARTAEAAGPVLDGRAHAFRFGEQLDIRPIRSADFAGTSELSSRAVAAYIAKYATKGAETAGTLDRPIRNPITDLIGSGVTDHARRMILTCWHLGALPELEDLRLRKWAHMLGFRGHFSTKSRAYSVTLGALRQERADHNEALARERASETGHPLPDPDTVLVLSHWRFAGTGLTAAEAWLAATREPTTGVDGGPAHG from the coding sequence ATGAGTCCTGCGGCGCCGACCGCAGCCATTCGCCGGCTGGCAGCACTCGCCCGGCACGGCGACCTCAGCGCCTACGCCCACCAGATCCAGCGCCTCGGCGGCTGCGAGCGGCCCGTCCGGATGGAGGGCCACCGGCTCGACGTCCACGCCGCCACCGGGGAGATCGTCCGCGAGATCGCCGACCGCGACCTCCCGGCCGGACAACTCCTCATCCGCTGCAACAACCGCCGCGCCACCCGGTGCGCCTCCTGCGCCGAGATCTACCGCAAGGACACCTTCCACCTGGTCACCGCCGGACTGAGCGGCGGCAAGGGCATCGACCCGTCCGTCACCGGGCACCCGCGCGTCTTCGCCACCTTCACCGCCCCGTCCTTCGGCCCCGTCCACAACCGCCCCGGCGGCGGCCGGTGCCGCTGCGGACGCCTCCACCCCGACGACGACCCCGCCCTCGGCACGCCCCTGGACCCGGACCGCTACGACTACCGCGCTGCCGTCCTGTGGAACGCACACGCCGGAGCCCTGTGGGGCCGCTTCACCACCTACCTGCGCCAGCGCCTCGCCTCCCGCGCGGGCCTCAGCCGCTCGGCGCTGCGCCACTGCCTCACGGTCTCGTACGCCAAGGTCGCCGAGTACCAGCGGCGCGGCGCCGTCCACTTCCACGCCGTCATCCGCCTCGACGGCCCGGACGGCCCGGAGGACGCCCCGCCGGACTGGGCGACGACCGAACTGCTCACCGACGCGATCCGCTCCGCGGCCCGGACGGCCGAGGCGGCCGGCCCGGTCCTCGACGGCCGCGCGCACGCCTTCCGCTTCGGCGAACAGCTCGACATCCGTCCCATCCGCTCCGCCGACTTCGCGGGCACCTCGGAACTGTCCAGCCGCGCCGTGGCCGCCTACATCGCCAAGTACGCCACCAAGGGCGCCGAAACCGCGGGCACCCTTGACCGCCCCATCCGCAACCCGATCACCGACCTGATCGGCTCCGGCGTCACCGACCACGCCCGCCGCATGATCCTCACCTGCTGGCACCTCGGCGCCCTGCCCGAACTCGAGGACCTGCGCCTGCGCAAGTGGGCCCACATGCTCGGCTTCCGCGGCCACTTCTCCACCAAGTCCCGCGCCTACTCCGTCACCCTCGGCGCCCTCCGCCAGGAACGCGCGGACCACAACGAAGCACTCGCCCGCGAACGCGCGTCCGAGACCGGCCACCCGCTGCCCGACCCGGACACCGTGCTCGTCCTCTCGCACTGGCGCTTCGCCGGCACCGGACTGACCGCCGCAGAAGCCTGGCTTGCCGCTACACGCGAGCCCACTACAGGGGTGGATGGAGGGCCTGCCCATGGCTAG
- a CDS encoding helix-turn-helix transcriptional regulator, whose amino-acid sequence MASRRSAVVDVAPESSSLPSRYLTPDDLVEMFDLPSVETVYQWRRKRTGPRGFRVGRHLRYDPADVQAWVESLREGTAA is encoded by the coding sequence ATGGCTAGCCGACGCAGCGCCGTCGTGGACGTGGCCCCCGAGTCGAGTTCTTTGCCGTCCCGGTACCTGACTCCTGACGACCTTGTGGAGATGTTCGACCTGCCAAGCGTCGAGACGGTCTACCAGTGGCGCCGCAAGCGCACCGGTCCCCGCGGCTTCCGGGTCGGCCGGCACCTGCGCTACGACCCTGCGGATGTCCAAGCCTGGGTCGAGTCCCTGCGGGAAGGGACCGCCGCCTGA
- a CDS encoding tyrosine-type recombinase/integrase: protein MAGHIQDRWYRTETGPDGKARKVKTERYGSGLRYRARYVGPDGTEKSRSFPDRQKRLADQWLAHIEADMARGQYIDPRAARITFQQYAERWVTTQGADPNTQASMESQLRLHAFPYLGSRPLGSFQPAHIRDWVRQLQENGVRGSYARTIYSNVRAALSAAVDDGHLPRNPCAARSVRPPSVDSRRVVPWTPERVFAVRAAMPERFQAMVDLGGGCGLRQGEILGVAVDAIDFESGTLHVVQQLKLSRSKPVFAPPKGGKLRDVPLPGPVADALRAHVKRFPSVEITLPWKVADGPPVTKRLIFTGPRGGHVWRTSLNEEAWKRALASAGVIPERKPGESYAESRENGMHALRHFYASVLLDAGENIKALAEYLGHSDPGLTLRVYAHLMPSSQERTRKAVAAVFDTARSGSYRT from the coding sequence ATGGCCGGGCACATCCAGGACCGCTGGTACCGGACCGAGACCGGCCCGGACGGAAAGGCACGCAAGGTCAAGACCGAGCGCTACGGGTCAGGTCTCCGCTACCGCGCTCGCTACGTCGGTCCGGACGGCACGGAGAAGTCCAGGAGCTTCCCCGACCGTCAGAAGCGGCTCGCTGATCAGTGGCTGGCGCACATCGAGGCGGACATGGCCCGCGGGCAGTACATCGACCCGCGCGCCGCCCGGATCACCTTCCAGCAGTACGCCGAACGCTGGGTCACCACACAGGGCGCCGACCCGAACACCCAAGCCTCGATGGAGTCGCAACTACGGCTGCACGCCTTCCCCTACCTCGGCTCGCGTCCACTCGGCTCCTTCCAGCCGGCGCACATCCGGGATTGGGTGCGGCAGTTACAGGAGAACGGCGTCCGCGGGTCGTACGCCCGGACCATCTACTCCAACGTGCGGGCGGCGCTCAGCGCGGCCGTGGATGATGGTCACCTTCCCCGCAACCCCTGTGCCGCTCGGTCCGTCCGCCCCCCGAGCGTCGACAGCAGGCGCGTTGTGCCCTGGACGCCCGAGCGGGTCTTCGCCGTCCGAGCCGCCATGCCCGAGCGCTTCCAAGCCATGGTCGACCTGGGCGGCGGCTGCGGGCTCCGTCAGGGCGAGATTCTGGGCGTCGCCGTCGACGCGATCGACTTCGAGTCGGGCACCCTCCACGTGGTCCAGCAACTCAAGCTGAGCCGTAGCAAGCCCGTGTTCGCCCCTCCGAAGGGTGGCAAGCTCCGGGACGTGCCGCTGCCCGGTCCGGTTGCTGATGCTCTCCGGGCCCACGTGAAGCGGTTCCCGTCGGTCGAGATCACCTTGCCGTGGAAGGTGGCGGACGGGCCTCCGGTGACCAAGCGGCTGATCTTCACCGGTCCTCGTGGCGGGCACGTCTGGCGTACGTCACTCAACGAGGAGGCATGGAAGCGGGCACTCGCCTCGGCTGGCGTGATCCCCGAGCGGAAGCCCGGCGAGTCCTACGCCGAGTCCCGCGAGAACGGCATGCACGCCCTCCGCCACTTCTACGCCTCGGTGCTCCTGGACGCGGGAGAGAACATCAAGGCTCTCGCCGAGTACCTGGGGCACTCAGACCCCGGTCTGACGCTCCGCGTATACGCGCATCTCATGCCGTCGAGCCAGGAGCGCACCCGCAAGGCGGTCGCCGCCGTCTTCGACACGGCCCGGTCGGGCTCGTACCGCACCTGA
- a CDS encoding phosphoglyceromutase produces MADATYKLILLRHGESEWNAKNLFTGWVDVNLTEKGEKEAVRGGELLEDAGLLPDVVHTSLQKRAIRTAQLALEAADRHWIPVHRSWRLNERHYGALQGKDKAQTLAEFGEEQFMLWRRSYDVPPPPIDDDSEFSQAHDARYAAIPPELRPRTECLKDVVVRMLPYWYDAIVPDLLTGRTVLVAAHGNSLRALVKHLDGVSDADIAGLNIPTGIPLAYDLDADFKPLNPGGTYLDPEAAAAAIEAVRNQGKKK; encoded by the coding sequence ATGGCCGACGCGACGTACAAGCTGATCCTCCTCCGCCACGGCGAGAGCGAGTGGAACGCCAAGAACCTGTTCACCGGCTGGGTGGACGTCAATCTCACGGAGAAGGGCGAGAAGGAGGCCGTCCGCGGCGGCGAGCTGCTCGAGGACGCCGGTCTGCTGCCCGACGTGGTGCACACCTCCCTCCAGAAGCGAGCCATCCGCACCGCCCAGCTCGCGCTGGAGGCCGCGGACCGCCACTGGATCCCGGTGCACCGCTCCTGGCGGCTGAACGAGCGCCACTACGGCGCCCTTCAGGGCAAGGACAAGGCCCAGACACTCGCGGAGTTCGGCGAGGAGCAGTTCATGCTGTGGCGGCGCTCCTACGACGTGCCCCCGCCGCCCATCGACGACGACAGCGAGTTCTCCCAGGCGCACGACGCCCGCTACGCGGCGATCCCGCCGGAGCTGCGCCCGCGTACCGAGTGCCTCAAGGACGTCGTCGTCCGTATGCTGCCGTACTGGTACGACGCCATCGTCCCCGACCTGCTGACCGGTCGCACCGTCCTCGTCGCCGCCCACGGGAACAGCCTGCGTGCCCTGGTCAAGCACCTGGACGGCGTCTCCGACGCCGACATCGCGGGCCTGAACATCCCGACGGGCATCCCGCTCGCCTACGACCTGGACGCCGACTTCAAGCCGCTCAACCCGGGTGGCACCTACCTCGACCCGGAGGCCGCCGCGGCGGCGATCGAGGCGGTCAGGAACCAGGGCAAGAAGAAGTAA